One window of the Mixophyes fleayi isolate aMixFle1 chromosome 6, aMixFle1.hap1, whole genome shotgun sequence genome contains the following:
- the SMIM36 gene encoding small integral membrane protein 36, protein MEFYLEIDPVTLNLIILVASYVILLLVFLVSCVLYDCRGKDPSKEYAPETMPDNRSPIRLVVMQQSATWAKAYEKTSDLLEKKVTVV, encoded by the coding sequence ATGGAGTTTTACTTGGAAATTGACCCTGTGACTCTGAACTTAATTATACTTGTAGCCAGTTATGTCATTCTCCTGCTGGTTTTCCTGGTGTCCTGTGTGCTCTATGACTGCCGGGGCAAAGACCCCAGTAAGGAGTATGCTCCAGAGACCATGCCAGATAACAGGTCGCCTATCCGTTTGGTGGTGATGCAACAAAGTGCTACTTGGGCCAAGGCCTACGAGAAAACCTCTGATTTATTGGAGAAGAAAGTTACGGTCGTCTAA